Proteins co-encoded in one Pseudarthrobacter chlorophenolicus A6 genomic window:
- a CDS encoding glycosyl hydrolase — protein MKRLVIAAFVGAGLVLAAVQPAAAAAAPAARIALSPESGPAGSAVTVAGTGFKAATTGTVIIGSATFPFKTSSTGAFSTGVTIPSRSTGNVTVTAKTSSVKASAVFAVQIAAPQPPPASNALLRFGAATVGGPLASAELDDVATLAGENPTMVLSYKDFLQAPPLAELDAVQVRGATPLVTWEPWAWGGGLEQPAYALDRIAAGNFDARIREWGQALAAWGKPVMLRFAHEMNGNWYPWAEGVNGNQTGDYVAAWRHVHDVVASTGADNVQWVWSPNVPYWGSTDLAGLYPGADYVDIVALDGYNWGSSQPWSSWVAPQDLFGPGIAQLRELAAGKPILIAEVASSEQGGSKASWNTALVSYLSAQPDVMGFVWFHLQKETDWRINSSEASAAAFKSALAARRT, from the coding sequence TTGAAGAGGTTAGTCATTGCTGCGTTCGTGGGAGCCGGCCTGGTTCTTGCGGCTGTCCAACCGGCCGCGGCGGCCGCGGCTCCGGCAGCACGAATCGCGTTGAGCCCGGAGTCCGGTCCGGCGGGGTCCGCGGTGACAGTGGCCGGTACCGGGTTCAAGGCCGCCACCACCGGAACGGTGATCATCGGTTCGGCAACGTTCCCGTTCAAGACCAGTTCCACGGGCGCCTTCAGCACGGGCGTAACCATTCCGTCCAGGTCCACGGGCAACGTCACGGTGACAGCCAAGACCTCGTCGGTCAAGGCGTCCGCGGTCTTCGCCGTCCAGATAGCCGCCCCACAGCCACCGCCGGCCAGTAACGCGCTACTTCGGTTTGGCGCTGCGACCGTTGGGGGACCGCTTGCATCGGCGGAACTCGATGACGTGGCAACCCTGGCGGGGGAGAACCCCACCATGGTGCTTTCCTACAAGGACTTCCTTCAGGCTCCGCCGCTGGCCGAGCTGGACGCCGTCCAGGTGCGGGGCGCCACGCCGCTGGTTACGTGGGAGCCCTGGGCCTGGGGCGGCGGACTGGAACAGCCCGCCTACGCCCTGGACCGGATAGCCGCGGGCAACTTTGATGCCAGGATCCGCGAATGGGGTCAGGCGCTGGCGGCCTGGGGCAAGCCCGTGATGCTGCGCTTCGCCCATGAAATGAACGGCAACTGGTACCCCTGGGCGGAAGGCGTGAACGGCAACCAGACCGGAGACTATGTGGCTGCCTGGCGCCACGTGCACGACGTCGTTGCGTCCACCGGTGCGGACAACGTCCAGTGGGTGTGGTCCCCGAACGTTCCCTACTGGGGCTCCACGGACCTTGCCGGACTCTACCCCGGCGCGGACTACGTGGACATTGTTGCCCTGGACGGCTACAACTGGGGCAGCTCCCAGCCCTGGAGCAGTTGGGTGGCTCCGCAGGACCTGTTTGGCCCGGGCATTGCCCAGTTGCGGGAACTCGCGGCGGGCAAGCCCATCCTGATTGCGGAGGTGGCGTCCAGCGAGCAGGGCGGGTCCAAGGCCTCCTGGAATACGGCGCTGGTGTCCTACCTTTCCGCGCAGCCGGACGTGATGGGCTTCGTCTGGTTCCACCTCCAGAAGGAAACAGACTGGCGCATCAACAGCAGCGAGGCTTCCGCGGCCGCGTTCAAGTCGGCACTGGCTGCCCGGAGGACTTAG
- a CDS encoding response regulator transcription factor has protein sequence MSDARVGLVIEDDHDIRELVRTVLTQAGFDVTVASSGAEGVLVAKTISPDVITLDLGLPDIDGFEVSRQIREFSDAYIVMLTARTEELDTLIGLESGADDYLTKPFRPRELRARVAAMMRRPRSAAEPADTPAEIPAEAGGHPERGNYSHNGLELSYASRTVLVDGTEMNLTRTEFELLHALLEAGRTVRTKSDLVRRLRDEDYDVGSYISEADERSVEVHMGNLRKKLGDSPQQPRWLQTVRGVGYRLAPIAH, from the coding sequence ATGAGTGATGCACGTGTGGGACTGGTCATCGAGGATGACCACGACATCCGGGAATTGGTTCGCACAGTGCTGACCCAGGCCGGATTTGATGTAACGGTAGCCAGCAGTGGCGCTGAAGGTGTCCTGGTGGCCAAGACCATCAGCCCTGACGTCATCACCCTGGACCTGGGCTTGCCGGACATCGACGGGTTCGAGGTTTCCCGGCAGATCCGCGAGTTCTCTGACGCCTACATTGTGATGCTCACGGCGCGCACGGAGGAGCTGGACACTCTGATCGGGCTTGAGTCCGGCGCCGACGACTACCTCACCAAGCCCTTCCGGCCCCGCGAACTGCGTGCCCGGGTGGCGGCCATGATGCGGCGCCCGCGATCGGCCGCAGAACCTGCGGACACCCCCGCGGAGATCCCGGCAGAGGCCGGCGGCCATCCGGAGCGGGGCAACTACAGCCACAACGGGCTGGAGCTCAGCTACGCCTCCCGGACTGTCCTGGTTGACGGCACGGAGATGAATCTGACGCGTACGGAATTCGAACTCCTGCACGCGCTGCTGGAAGCCGGACGGACGGTCCGGACCAAGTCGGACCTGGTGCGCCGGCTGCGGGACGAAGACTACGACGTCGGCAGCTACATCAGCGAGGCGGACGAACGTTCCGTCGAGGTCCACATGGGGAACCTGCGGAAGAAGCTTGGCGACTCGCCGCAGCAGCCGCGCTGGCTGCAGACCGTCCGCGGCGTCGGTTACAGGCTGGCACCCATCGCGCACTGA
- a CDS encoding Hpt domain-containing protein, whose protein sequence is MSPSDDAPLPLVDQSVLDRLRDELEEDGGYSKVFVGNFIECLPQRLSKLRLALTTGDLEGSVDAVLSLKTSSQMVGAERLAGLATSLESEIRTGARAADAAVVLPRLAAAFLRNITQCSRQTTHRLQAQCAMGASL, encoded by the coding sequence GTGAGCCCCTCGGATGACGCCCCCCTGCCGCTGGTGGACCAGTCAGTGCTGGACCGTCTCCGGGACGAACTCGAAGAAGACGGGGGCTACAGCAAGGTGTTTGTTGGGAACTTCATCGAGTGCCTGCCCCAGCGGCTCAGCAAGCTTCGGCTGGCCCTGACCACCGGAGACCTGGAGGGCTCCGTGGACGCTGTGCTGAGCCTGAAGACCTCCAGCCAGATGGTGGGCGCGGAACGGCTGGCGGGACTGGCAACCAGTCTTGAAAGCGAAATCCGCACCGGGGCACGTGCGGCGGACGCCGCCGTCGTACTTCCCCGCCTGGCCGCCGCGTTCCTGCGGAACATCACCCAGTGCAGCCGCCAGACCACGCACCGCCTGCAGGCTCAGTGCGCGATGGGTGCCAGCCTGTAA